A window of Chryseobacterium shandongense genomic DNA:
GCAGCAGATCCGCAACCTCTCGGAGACCACCCGAGAGGGTAGCAGCCTTCTGGGGCTGAGTGACGCCGCCGAAGATCTTGGATTCCGCTCACTGGGCGTGCAAATCGACTTCAATACTCTTGTAGAAGAAGTCCCGCTGCCGTGTATAGTCCACTGGAACAAAAACCATTTTGTGGTCGTTTATAAAATTGATAAAAACAGGAAAATATATATTTCGGATCCCAGTTATGGACTCATCACCTACTCCCCGCAGGAATTTATCAAACTTTGGATCGGGGAAAATGCCAATGAAAAAACAGAAGAAGGGATTGTCCTGATTTTAGAAACAACCCCTGCTTTCTTCCAGACTGAATTTGATGATAAAGAAAGTAAAGCCAGTTTTTCCTTTCTTTCAAAATATCTATTAAAATACAAATCACTGGTCATCCAGCTCGCAATAGGACTTTTGGCGGGAAGCTTATTGTCCCTGATTTTTCCTTTCCTTACTCAGAGCATTGTGGATGTAGGAATTCAAAACCAGGATCTGAATTTCATTTACCTTGTTCTCTTAGCCCAGATCATGCTTTTTATCGGAAGAATGGGAATTGAGGTGATCCGGAGCTGGATTTTGCTGCACCTTTCCGCAAGGATCAATATTTCCATTATCTCCGATTTCTTTATCAAGCTCATGAAGCTGCCGATCAGCTTTTTTGATACAAGGATGACCGGAGATATCATGCAGAGAATTAATGACCATCACAGGATTGAGCAACTGCTAACCAGCTCTTCTCTAAATACCTTATTTTCACTCGTCAATCTTATTATATTCAGCATTGTCCTTCTGTTTTATGATTACAGGCTGTTTGTTGTATATCTTGTAGGAGCGGCTGCCTACATCGGGTGGATCAGCTTTTTCCTGAAAAAAAGAAAAGAACTCGATTACAAAAGGTTTTCGCAGGTTTCCGAGGAACAGAGCAAGGTGATTGAACTTATTAACGGGATGCAGGAAATAAAAATGCATAATGCCGAAAAACAAAAGAGGTGGGACTGGGAGTTTCTCCAGGTAAAGCTTTTTAAAATCCGTATAAAATCCTTATCCCTGGAGCAGTGGCAGTCAGTAGGAGGGAATTTCATCAACCAGATGAAAGATATCCTGGTAAGCTTTCTTTCCGCTAAATTAGTGTTAAGCGGAAACTTAACATTAGGAATGATGCTTTCCGTACAGTACATCATCGGGCAGCTTAACAGTCCTTTACTGCAGCTTATCGATTTTATCAAACAATCGCAGGATGCCAAAATTTCACTCGAAAGACTGGGCGAAATTCATGATAAAGATGACGAGGAAGACGCAGACGAACAATACACTCACGATCTTCCCCAAAAAGATCTTGAGATTGAGAATGTTTCCTTTCGGTATATCGGCTCAGAAGCGCATGTTTTTGAGAATTTAAATTTAAACATTCCTTACCAGAAAACTACTGCTATTGTAGGAGCCAGCGGAAGCGGGAAAACAACCCTGCTCAAGCTTCTGATGAAGTTTTATGAGCCCAATCAAGGCGAAATAAGGCTGGGCAACACCAAGCTGAAGAGTATTTCTCCCCGGTTCTGGAGAGACCGTTGCGGGGTGGTAATGCAGGAAGGCTATATTTTTAACGATACCATTGCCAACAATATTGCGGTAGGCGAAGATTATCCCGATAAGCAAAAACTTCGAAAAGCAGTAGAAATTGCCCATATTAAAGATTTTATTGAAGAGCTTCCTTTAAGCTACAACACAAAAATCGGAAATGAAGGGCTTGGTGTAAGCGGTGGGCAAAAGCAAAGGTTGTTCATTGCAAGAGCTGTGTACAAATCTCCTGAATATATTTTCTTCGATGAAGCTACTTCTGCCCTGGATGCCAATAATGAAAAAGTTATTATGGAAAACCTTGAGCAGTTCTTTAAGGGAAAAACCGCTGTAGTAATTGCCCACAGGCTTTCCACCGTAAAGCATGCCGATAAAATCATTGTTTTAGATAAAGGAAAAGTGGTAGAAGAAGGAAATCATGCTGAGCTCGTAGCTTTAAGAGGAGAATATTACCGACTGGTAAAAAATCAGCTTGAATTAGGAAATTAATATATTTTGTCAGTCCTGAATCTTTGACAAAGTTTTACATAATACAACACTATTTTGGAAACAAAAAAAGACACTTTAGATAATATAGAATTACGTTCTGAAAGCGTGCAGGACATCCTTACCCAACCGCCTCACTGGATGATCCGATGGGGAAATAGCATTATTTTCTTAATCCTTGTGATGATTCTCATCATGAGCTACATAATACGATATCCGGAATTTATTCCCGCTCCTATTGTCGTGACCTCACAAAATCCACCGGAGAAGCTCGAGGCACGTACCAATTCGAAAATAGAAAAAATATTCATCAAAGATCATCAACATGTTAAAAAAAATCAGGTATTGATGGTGATGCAGTCAACGGCAAATTACAAAGACATTTTGGAGCTAAAAAAGTTAATAGATTCTATTACTCCGGATCAGCTGCCCAATTTTCCTCTTAACAAAACTTCGCACTTTAAGCTTGGAGAGTTGCAGGGGGATTACAACAGTTTTGCAAAAGCATTTCAGGATGAAGCATTATTTACAAGGCTCCAACCCTATGCTCCTGAAAATATTGCAGCCAACCAAAGTCTCTCGGAATACAGGGTAAGAATTGCTACCCTTAAGCAGCAAAAAAGTCTAGAACAGGCAAAATATGAAATCACCAAGAAAAACTACCAGCGTTCACAGGAATTGTTTCAACAGGGAGTAATCGCTTCTGTAGAACTTGAAAATGAGAAAATCAAATTTCTCCAGGCGCAGCAGAATTTAGAAAACATCAACATCTCTTTGTCCCAGATCGAAGAGGGAATCTCCAATGTCAATAAAACAAAAAGCGGAACAGTGATCAATACAGAAAAGGATAAAATCACCTATTCTTCTCAAACATTGCAGCTTTTCGAGCAGCTTAGAAAATCACTCAAACAGTGGGAGCAAAACTACCTCATTGTCTCTAATACAGATGGAGAGGCCAGCTTCCAGCAGTTTTTCGGGGAAAATCAGTTTGTAAAGGCAGGAGACGCCATTTTATCAATCCTACCGGACAACAGAGAAAAATTAGTTGGGCGAATGTCTGTTCCTGCTGCGAATTCAGGGAAAATCATTACTGGTGAAAAAGTACTTATTAAGCTCGATAATTACCGCTATCAGGAATACGGCATCGTGGAAGGTAAAGTACAGAACATTTCCCTATCTCCCGATAAAGATGGAAATTACTACGTTGACGTAGCCCTTCCAAAAGGCTTGAAAACTTCCTACAACAAAACCCTCACTTTCGACAAAGAATTAAAAGGAAACGCCGAAATCGTTACCCAGGACCTGAGACTTATCGAAAGATTTTTCTATCAAATGAGAAAACTACTCGGATATCAAAGTTAAAACTCGAAAATGTACTTGAAAAATAAAAACCGAAACACTGATGTTTCGGTTTTTTTCGTAGCGAAGACGGGAATTGAACCCGTGACCTCAGGGTTATGAATCCTGCGCTCTAACCAACTGAGCTACCTCGCCGTTTTGGTGGTGCAAATATAGAAAATATTTACAATTAACCAAAATTATTTTACCTTAAAATATTCCAAAACATCTCCTACATGTTCTGGTTTATTGATTATCTTATTGTTAGCATCTAAAATAAAATATGTTGGTGTAGCATGAACATTATATGTATCTGCATAGCTGCTGTTCCATCCTTTTAATTCTGAATCATTCACCCATGGAAATGCAGTGATTTTCTTCGTGTAGGAATCTTTGTCAGTATCCAGAGACAGAGCAACAATTTGGATATTTCTTGCTTTTAAATCATTATACTTGGCCAAAAGTTGTGGCAGTTCACTTTCACAATGCGAGCATGTTGATGACCAAAATATCACTATTTTATTATCCGCTTTTATATCATGGAGTGTTTTGGCATTTGTGTTAATCGGTATCTGAAAATTATAATTAGGAAAAACAGCTCCTATTTCAACATTTGCATTAGATTTTAAAGTAGAAGCTAATCTGTCTGTTATGGTACACTTAAGATTTTTAGCCATTCCAAGATATTTGTTTTTAAAATCCTGCATGTCGTATACATCAAAAATATCAATCAATTCGGAAAGAACGGTCTGCCCTCTGGGAGTTTCTACTTTCAACCTGTCAAGGAGCTTATCTACTGATGTACTCACATTGGTATTACCTCCTGTGTTGAGATATGAAACAAGAACAGGTCTTAATAAAGATGAGGTCTCAAGCATGTCATTCGATTTATCAATAAAATTGATGATATCATCCTGACTTACTTTTTTAGAAGCATCATTAGAAAGAAATTTGCTGTAATTGGTATTATAATAATAGATAAAGGGATGTTGAGTTGGATTAATACCTTCAGAACTTCCGCTAAGCCTGCTGATCTCAGTTTTAAGGGCCTTTCCGAATTCTGTATTGTCTTTATAATATTCTTTTATTTGCGATAATGCCGGAAGTATAAGTTCTTTTTTCTGTGATCCTTCCTGCAGGTTGCTCATCCTTTCGTTTGCTTCATCCAGATAGATTACATCTTTAATCTTGTTGGCTTGTGTCTCAAGTTTTATATTTACGTTTTTATTTTCAGAAATAAAATTAAACGTATTGTTTGAATCCGGAAAATAGATCTTCATCATTCCCATGTAATTCTTAGGATACTGGAAGGTCCAGGTATTATTTTTAATTTTCTCTTTTGAAAAAATGATGTCTTTGGAGCCGTTCAAGGTATACAGGATAGCATCATGATCTTTAAAATCAACTGGAGCCTGAATACTAACGATGAACTGAGCCTGTAAAGAAAATGAAGCTATAATAGCCGATAATAAAAAAATCTTTTTCATAGGGTAAAAATAAAAAAACTCTCCGAGTAATCAGAGAGCTTAATGTATTTTTAATAAAATTTATATTTTTCTGAGCTTATATTTCTTGCTGCAAAACAGTATGAGCATAATTGCAATAAAAGCAAGCCAATACATGTACATATCAACAGGTACCTGTTCTCCCGTTCCATCACCTCCTGCGCCATTGCCTCCTGGCGGATTGGGTGGTTGTGCACTCGCCCAAAAGCTGGAGAAAAGAAAAAAAGCTAAACATAGTTTATATAGGGTTTTCATTATCTTCTATTTTAATATTTTTGTATTAACGATTTCTCCTTTATCCGACACTACTTTCACTACATAAGAGTTTTTGATTTTACTATCCAATTCGATAACAAAATCACGTGATGTATCTACCGCCTTTTTGGAGATAACCAATTTTCCACTCATATCATAAACTTCGATATCTGCTTTCTTCCAGTCAGGATCAAATCTTACAAAATAATTTTCTATGGCAGGATTATAAATTACCAGTGTTCTTGCAGCTTTAGTTTTTTCATCTGTTGCTAAAACAATGTTGTTAGGCTCCCCGTAATACAAATCATATTCGTTACCTGCTACAGGAATTACATCTCCCTGTTTGGCCTGCTGCGCAGTTCCGTTTGGTGCTTTGTAGTAGAATCCAATTCCGGAAGACAAAGCATGTGCACCATTTGCGATTGGCTGAGCATTTTCTTTAATCTCAAATTTGTAAGATTTTACATTATCAGGATAATAATTAACGAGCTTAACATTTTTACCTTTAAAATTATTTTCATTTGCTTCGTTGATATATAGCCAGTAATTTAAGTAATTATTATCATATCCCCCATTTATTGCTTCTTCAAAAGTACCAATCATATTACTTCCTGCAGATACCTGAACTGTTGTATCTACTGATGACTGATGTCCTGTGACGAATGATGGAGAAACTACGTAATAAGTTCTGGATATTTCTATACCATTAGCATCCAGTCCGATAATACCTAGCTGCTTTACACTTCCTACAGAATTGTTCTTTGCCGCTACAACACTATAATCCGTGGATGCAGCCCTCGCTGTTCCGCTGAACCTTCTTAAAGTATTAAAGTCTAACGTCTGAGCTGTGTTATTTCTGAGTTTTATTTTAAATGTTTGCATAGGTTTAATGACAAGCCCTACATCGCCTACCGGAGTCCCATCAAGATTAAAGGTTTGCACTAAAGCTCCCGTCGAATAAGTTCCGGACGTAGTTGTAATAATTGTACCCGGATCATATACAATTCCCCAGATGTTTGACACATTGTTTCCATCCGTTATCCCGCCATTTTCTACATATCCTATCTTTGTTAAATCCAAATTGGTAAGGAAGGGGTTTCCGAACTGATAAATATTCTTACCAAAAGTTCCTGCCCAAGGAGTGGCAGTAAATTCGAAAAGATCATTAAGATAAGTATTATACCTTTCATTGTAGGCATTCTTATTACTACCATTAAGCCCGAAATTTACATTTCCTGCATTCTGTAGCGTTATAGGTGCAGAAAGATTGGCATTAGGTTGTCCGTTTAATGTAAATACAGAACCTGTTGGAGTAGGTGCAATGGTTGCCAATGAAACCGGCGGTGTACTTGTGTCAAGGTCATTATTTTTGGATTTTACCATATAATACCCGGTTGGATCATTCGTAACAGATGCAAGATTGGTATAATGAACCTGCAGCACATTTGTATTATCCCATTTAAGAATTGAGTTATCATACCTGCTGGTGTTGAATGTTTTTCCAAATTCAGTTGAGAGGCTGCTTATAACCTTACCGGAAAATGGCATTGCCATTTGCTGAAAATAGCTATTTCCTGTCCCATGCCTACCTGTGCGAAATTCTTTGCTTACAATACCTGTAATATTCGCTTGGGTTAATCCGTTAATATAAAGTTGTCCATATGTGGAAGTAGCGTAGCTTCCGGGAGTATTAAGTCTTAGGACGATATTTCCTCCATCTGTTTTGTTGGAACCTCCTGTTGTGATTGTTTTAAATCCATCCGTAGATGAACCTTCAATCATCATATTTCCGTGAAGATCTATTATGCCGGAACCTCGTGTTTGCATTCCTCCACCGGAGTATAACAAAGTGCCTTCACTTACGTACGTAGTAGCAGCGTCATCTATGTGTACTAGAATATTCTGCGCCTGAACAGAATAAATAGCTGCTAATAGACTAATAGCAAATAAATTTTTTCTCACTGTATGTAGTTATTTGTGTGTTAATACAACTGCAAAGTTATATTTTTTTTAATAAAAAACAAAAATATTTTAATTTTTTACAAAAATATTGCCCTCCGTTAAAGTTATTTCTTTTTCTTCACCAATTGAAAACATATAGTCTTCAAGGACTTTTTCCGTGGTTCCTCTCAATCCTCTTGCACCTAAACCTTTTTCGATAGTTTCTTCTACAATCTTTTCAATAGCCCCGTCTGTAAAAACAAGTTGGGTACCATCCATTTTAAAAAGTTCAATAAACTGGTTTACGATAGAGTTTTTAGGCTCCTTCATAATTCTTACCATGGTTTCTTTTGTAAGCTTATCCAGGTAGGTGATAATCGGGAATCTGCCCAGAAGTTCAGGAATTAATCCGAAAGATCGAAGATCGATTGCATTGATATTCGTTAAAATATATTCATCTTCATTGGTATTATTGATTTTTTCAGCACTGAAACCAATGGCCTGTTTATTCATTCTGCGCTCAATGATTTCCTTAATACCGTCAAAGGCACCTCCTGCAATAAACAAGATGTTTTGCGTATTCACCTGAATATATTTTTGATCAGGATGTTTTCTTCCTCCCTGTGGCGGTACATTTACAATACTTCCTTCAAGCAGTTTCAGAAGCCCCTGCTGAACACCTTCTCCGGAAACGTCTCTAGTGATACTCGGGTTATCGGACTTTCTTGCAATTTTATCTATTTCATCAATAAAAACAATTCCTCTTTCTGCTTTTTCTACATCATAATCCGCAACCATCAGTAGCCTAGAAAGAATACTTTCAACGTCCTCACCTACATATCCTGCTTCCGTTAAAATAGTAGCATCTACAATACAGAAAGGAACATTCAGTTCACGTGCAATAGTTTTAGCTAATAAAGTCTTACCGGTTCCGGTTTCACCGATCATGATGATATTGGACTTTTCAAGCTCAACTTCGCGGTTTT
This region includes:
- a CDS encoding peptidase domain-containing ABC transporter — translated: MKSFPFYLQPDSKDCGPTCLRIVSKYYGKTISLQQIRNLSETTREGSSLLGLSDAAEDLGFRSLGVQIDFNTLVEEVPLPCIVHWNKNHFVVVYKIDKNRKIYISDPSYGLITYSPQEFIKLWIGENANEKTEEGIVLILETTPAFFQTEFDDKESKASFSFLSKYLLKYKSLVIQLAIGLLAGSLLSLIFPFLTQSIVDVGIQNQDLNFIYLVLLAQIMLFIGRMGIEVIRSWILLHLSARINISIISDFFIKLMKLPISFFDTRMTGDIMQRINDHHRIEQLLTSSSLNTLFSLVNLIIFSIVLLFYDYRLFVVYLVGAAAYIGWISFFLKKRKELDYKRFSQVSEEQSKVIELINGMQEIKMHNAEKQKRWDWEFLQVKLFKIRIKSLSLEQWQSVGGNFINQMKDILVSFLSAKLVLSGNLTLGMMLSVQYIIGQLNSPLLQLIDFIKQSQDAKISLERLGEIHDKDDEEDADEQYTHDLPQKDLEIENVSFRYIGSEAHVFENLNLNIPYQKTTAIVGASGSGKTTLLKLLMKFYEPNQGEIRLGNTKLKSISPRFWRDRCGVVMQEGYIFNDTIANNIAVGEDYPDKQKLRKAVEIAHIKDFIEELPLSYNTKIGNEGLGVSGGQKQRLFIARAVYKSPEYIFFDEATSALDANNEKVIMENLEQFFKGKTAVVIAHRLSTVKHADKIIVLDKGKVVEEGNHAELVALRGEYYRLVKNQLELGN
- a CDS encoding HlyD family secretion protein, which encodes METKKDTLDNIELRSESVQDILTQPPHWMIRWGNSIIFLILVMILIMSYIIRYPEFIPAPIVVTSQNPPEKLEARTNSKIEKIFIKDHQHVKKNQVLMVMQSTANYKDILELKKLIDSITPDQLPNFPLNKTSHFKLGELQGDYNSFAKAFQDEALFTRLQPYAPENIAANQSLSEYRVRIATLKQQKSLEQAKYEITKKNYQRSQELFQQGVIASVELENEKIKFLQAQQNLENINISLSQIEEGISNVNKTKSGTVINTEKDKITYSSQTLQLFEQLRKSLKQWEQNYLIVSNTDGEASFQQFFGENQFVKAGDAILSILPDNREKLVGRMSVPAANSGKIITGEKVLIKLDNYRYQEYGIVEGKVQNISLSPDKDGNYYVDVALPKGLKTSYNKTLTFDKELKGNAEIVTQDLRLIERFFYQMRKLLGYQS
- a CDS encoding peroxiredoxin family protein produces the protein MKKIFLLSAIIASFSLQAQFIVSIQAPVDFKDHDAILYTLNGSKDIIFSKEKIKNNTWTFQYPKNYMGMMKIYFPDSNNTFNFISENKNVNIKLETQANKIKDVIYLDEANERMSNLQEGSQKKELILPALSQIKEYYKDNTEFGKALKTEISRLSGSSEGINPTQHPFIYYYNTNYSKFLSNDASKKVSQDDIINFIDKSNDMLETSSLLRPVLVSYLNTGGNTNVSTSVDKLLDRLKVETPRGQTVLSELIDIFDVYDMQDFKNKYLGMAKNLKCTITDRLASTLKSNANVEIGAVFPNYNFQIPINTNAKTLHDIKADNKIVIFWSSTCSHCESELPQLLAKYNDLKARNIQIVALSLDTDKDSYTKKITAFPWVNDSELKGWNSSYADTYNVHATPTYFILDANNKIINKPEHVGDVLEYFKVK
- a CDS encoding T9SS type A sorting domain-containing protein, yielding MRKNLFAISLLAAIYSVQAQNILVHIDDAATTYVSEGTLLYSGGGMQTRGSGIIDLHGNMMIEGSSTDGFKTITTGGSNKTDGGNIVLRLNTPGSYATSTYGQLYINGLTQANITGIVSKEFRTGRHGTGNSYFQQMAMPFSGKVISSLSTEFGKTFNTSRYDNSILKWDNTNVLQVHYTNLASVTNDPTGYYMVKSKNNDLDTSTPPVSLATIAPTPTGSVFTLNGQPNANLSAPITLQNAGNVNFGLNGSNKNAYNERYNTYLNDLFEFTATPWAGTFGKNIYQFGNPFLTNLDLTKIGYVENGGITDGNNVSNIWGIVYDPGTIITTTSGTYSTGALVQTFNLDGTPVGDVGLVIKPMQTFKIKLRNNTAQTLDFNTLRRFSGTARAASTDYSVVAAKNNSVGSVKQLGIIGLDANGIEISRTYYVVSPSFVTGHQSSVDTTVQVSAGSNMIGTFEEAINGGYDNNYLNYWLYINEANENNFKGKNVKLVNYYPDNVKSYKFEIKENAQPIANGAHALSSGIGFYYKAPNGTAQQAKQGDVIPVAGNEYDLYYGEPNNIVLATDEKTKAARTLVIYNPAIENYFVRFDPDWKKADIEVYDMSGKLVISKKAVDTSRDFVIELDSKIKNSYVVKVVSDKGEIVNTKILK
- the clpX gene encoding ATP-dependent Clp protease ATP-binding subunit ClpX; translation: MNSNQCSFCGRKRNEVQMLISGQNGFICENCIEQAHAIVKDSSAKTGFSPAENIEELKKPKEIKEFLDQYVIGQDQAKKQLSIAVYNHYKRLLHAQDENREVELEKSNIIMIGETGTGKTLLAKTIARELNVPFCIVDATILTEAGYVGEDVESILSRLLMVADYDVEKAERGIVFIDEIDKIARKSDNPSITRDVSGEGVQQGLLKLLEGSIVNVPPQGGRKHPDQKYIQVNTQNILFIAGGAFDGIKEIIERRMNKQAIGFSAEKINNTNEDEYILTNINAIDLRSFGLIPELLGRFPIITYLDKLTKETMVRIMKEPKNSIVNQFIELFKMDGTQLVFTDGAIEKIVEETIEKGLGARGLRGTTEKVLEDYMFSIGEEKEITLTEGNIFVKN